A genomic region of Arvicola amphibius chromosome 7, mArvAmp1.2, whole genome shotgun sequence contains the following coding sequences:
- the LOC119818794 gene encoding olfactory receptor 1094-like, whose product MAVIDFRKENFTEVSLFILRGLTDNAKLQIILFFLFLVIYLFTLIGNLGLITIVIGDTQLHIPMYYFLSVLSFIDASFSTIITPKMLIDFMSEKKVISFLGCTTQMFLAVSCGTTECFLLAAMAYDRYVAIYNPLLYAVRMSPRVYMSLIIASYIGGILHASIHTGATSSLSFCGSNEIKHFFCDIPPLLAISCSDTKVNELLLFIFVSSIEVVTILIIIISYSFILSAILKMHSAEGRQKVFSTCGSHLTGVSIYYGTIFFMYMRPSSNYALEHDMIVSTFYAIVIPMLNPIIYSLRNKDVKEAVRRLLGKKFMST is encoded by the coding sequence ATGGCTGTCATTGATTTCAGAAAGGAGAATTTCACTGAAGTATCTTTATTCATCCTGAGAGGTCTAACAGACAATGCCAAACTTCAGATTAttctattctttctgtttctagttATTTACCTTTTCACACTAATTGGAAACTTGGGACTGATTACAATAGTCATTGGGGACACCCAGCTCCATATCCCAATGTACTATTTTCTGAGCGTTTTATCCTTCATAGACGCCTCCTTTTCTACCATTATCACTCCTAAAATGTTAATAGATTTTATGTCAGAAAAGAAAGTCATATCTTTCCTTGGATGTACAACCCAGATGTTTCTTGCTGTCAGTTGTGGAACCACAGAATGCTTTCTCTTGGCTGCAATGGCTTACGACCGCTATGTAGCTATCTATAACCCACTTCTTTATGCAGTGCGCATGTCACCTAGGGTCTACATGTCCCTCATCATTGCTTCCTACATTGGTGGAATTCTGCATGCTTCTATCCACACAGGAGCCACTTCTAGCCTATCATTTTGTGGATCCAATGAAATTAAGCATTTTTTCTGTGATATCCCTCCTTTACTGGCTATTTCTTGCTCAGACACAAAGGTGAATGAGCTTCTACTCTTCATCTTTGTGAGCTCCATTGAGGTAGTCACTATCTTAATTATCATAATCTCCTATAGTTTCATCCTTTCTGCCATTCTGAAGATGCATTCTGCTGAAGGGAGGCAAAAAGTGTTCTCCACATGCGGCTCTCACCTCACTGGAGTGTCCATCTACTACGGAACAATCTTCTTCATGTATATGAGGCCAAGTTCCAATTACGCCTTGGAACATGACATGATAGTGTCCACGTTTTATGCCATTGTGATTCCCATGCTGAATCCCATCATCTACAGTCTCAGGAACAAAGATGTAAAAGAAGCAGTGAGAAGACTTTTAGGGAAAAAATTTatgtctacataa
- the LOC119818796 gene encoding olfactory receptor 8H1-like — protein sequence MNTWNYTRNPDFILMGLTDSKEIQLVISVIFLLIYLLTVLGNIGMILIIRLDVQLHTPMYFFLTHLSFLDLSYSTAITPKTLQNLLTSTKTISYMGCFSQMYFFVLLAATECFLLSSMAYDRYVAICNPLHYSVVMSSRFCSTLLSGSYVLGALDATVNMLCMATLDFCNSNVIQDFFCDASPLIALSCSNTHDIELIIFIFAGFTLLLSLITISASYTSILSTILKINSTSGKQKAFSTCASHILAVTMFYSTIIFTHLKSNKSSLGKDQVASVFYTIVSPMLNPLIYSLRNKEVKYAFSRVIKKKERTLDN from the coding sequence ATGAATACTTGGAATTATACACGTAATCCTGATTTCATCCTCATGGGGCTGACAGATTCCAAGGAGATCCAGCTGGTCATCTCTGTGATTTTTCTCCTGATATACCTGCTCACTGTGCTGGGGAACATAGGCATGATACTGATCATTCGTCTAGATGTCCAGCTTCACACTCCGATGTATTTCTTCCTCACCCACCTGTCATTCCTTGACCTCAGTTACTCAACTGCCATCACACCTAAAACCTTACAGAACCTGCTGACTTCTACTAAGACTATTTCCTACATGGGCTGTTTCTCTCAAATGTACTTTTTCGTCCTTTTGGCCGCTACTGAGTGTTTCCTTCTATCATCCATGGCTTATGATCGGTACGTAGCTATCTGTAACCCTCTGCACTATTCAGTTGTTATGTCCAGCAGATTCTGCAGTACCCTTCTCAGTGGATCATATGTGCTAGGCGCTCTGGATGCCACTGTCAATATGTTATGTATGGCTACATTGGATTTCTGCAACTCTAATGTCATCCAGGACTTTTTTTGTGACGCATCCCCACTTATAGCCCTGTCTTGCAGCAACACACATGATATTGAACTCATTATATTCATTTTTGCGGGTTTCACACTGCTGTTATCCCTTATCACAATATCTGCATCGTACACGTCCATTCTTTCTACTATTTTGAAGATCAATTCCACTTCAGGGAAACAAAAAGCCTTCTCAACTTGTGCCTCTCATATCCTGGCAGTCACCATGTTTTATAGTACCATTATCTTTACTCAtttaaagtcaaataaatcctccTTGGGAAAGGATCAAGTGGCTTCTGTGTTTTACACCATTGTAAGTCCCATGCTGAATCCACTCATCTATAGTCTTCgaaacaaagaagtaaaatatGCCTTCAGTAGagttataaagaagaaagagagaactctGGACAACTAA
- the LOC119818795 gene encoding olfactory receptor 8H1-like, giving the protein MYANETDFILMGLTDSKEMELPLAVVFLLIYLVTVLGNIGMILIIRLDAQLHTPMYFFLSHLSFLDLSYSTAITPKTLENLLTSTKIISFAGCLTQMYVFVLLAAAECFLLASMAYDRYVAICNPLHYPVVMSTRVCSALVTASYMIGTMDSTVNMLFMSTIHFCRSKVIRHFFCDTSPILALSCNDTHNTELMIVIFSSFTLVVSLITISASYVSILCTILKINSTSGKHKAFSTCASHLLGVTIFYGTLIYTYMKPSKSYSIGKDQVASVFYTIMIPMLNPLIYSLRNKEVKNAVLRVIKKRENSRQISSHRR; this is encoded by the coding sequence ATGTATGCAAATGAGACTGACTTCATCCTCATGGGACTGACTGATTCCAAGGAGATGGAGCTACCTCTTGCTGTGGTGTTTCTCCTGATATACCTGGTCACTGTGCTGGGGAACATAGGCATGATACTGATCATTCGCCTCGATGCCCAGCTTCACACTCCAATGTATTTCTTCCTAAGCCACCTGTCATTCCTTGACCTCAGTTATTCAACTGCAATCACACCTAAAACCTTAGAGAACCTGCTGACCTCCACCAAGATTATTTCCTTTGCTGGCTGCCTTACTCAGATGTATGTTTTTGTCCTCTTAGCTGCTGCCGAGTGTTTCCTTCTTGCTTCAATGGCCTATGATAGGTATGTAGCTATCTGCAACCCTCTACACTACCCAGTTGTCATGTCCACAAGAGTCTGCAGTGCCCTTGTTACTGCCTCCTATATGATTGGAACTATGGACTCCACTGTTAATATGCTTTTTATGAGCACCATACACTTCTGCAGATCCAAAGTAATCCGTCACTTTTTTTGTGACACATCTCCAATTTTAGCACTGTCTTGCAATGACACACATAACACTGAACTTATGATAGTCATCTTTTCTAGCTTCACCTTAGTGGTGTCTCTTATTACAATATCTGCATCTTATGTGTCCATTCTCTGTACTATTTTGAAGATCAATTCCACCTCAGGAAAGCATAAAGCCTTCTCCACCTGTGCCTCTCATCTCCTGGGAGTCACTATCTTTTATGGGACTTTAATCTATACTTATATGAAACCAAGTAAGTCCTACTCTATAGGAAAGGATCAAGTGGCTTCTGTTTTCTATACAATCATGATCCCAATGCTGAACCCACTTATTTATagtctcagaaacaaagaagtgaaaaatgCTGTCCTTAGAGTTATCAAGAAGAGGGAGAACTCAAGGCAGATAAGTTCACACAGGCGCTAA
- the LOC119819548 gene encoding olfactory receptor 8H1-like codes for MNTWNHTNKSDFILLGLTESKEIQLVLSVLFLLIYMVTVLGNTGMMLIICLDVQLHTPMYFFLIHLSFLDLSYSTAITPKTLENLLTSAKSISFIGCFTQLYIFILLAATECFLLCSMAYDRYIAISKPLHYPTIMSSRCCLALVTGSYMIGTVDSSVTVFAMITLHFCKSNVIHHFYCDTSPLLSLSCSNTNGVEIIIFIFAGSTILGSLITISVSYVSILSTILKINSTSGKQRAFSTCASHLLGVTVFYSTLVFTYLKPSKSYSLGKDQVASVFYTIVIPMLNPLIYSLRNKEVKGAVVRLVKKRQGSRKIR; via the coding sequence ATGAACACCTGGAATCACACAAATAAATCAGACTTCATCCTCTTGGGACTGACAGAATCCAAAGAGATCCAGTTAGTCCTCTCTGTGCTGTTTCTCCTGATATACATGGTCACTGTCCTGGGGAACACAGGCATGATGCTGATTATTTGTCTAGATGTCCAGCTTCACACTCCAATGTATTTCTTCCTCATCCATCTGTCATTCCTTGACCTTAGTTACTCGACTGCCATCACACCTAAAACCTTAGAGAACCTGTTGACTTCAGCCAAGAGCATTTCCTTTATAGGATGTTTCACCCAACTGTACATTTTCATACTTTTGGCAGCTACTGAATGTTTTCTGCTTTGCtcaatggcctatgaccgctacaTAGCAATTAGCAAACCTTTACATTATCCAACCATTATGTCTTCACGATGCTGCCTTGCCCTGGTCACTGGATCCTACATGATTGGAACTGTGGATTCCTCTGTCACTGTGTTTGCCATGATTACACTACATTTCTGCAAGTCCAACGTCATCCATCATTTTTATTGTGACACATCTCCACTTTTATCTCTGTCCTGCAGTAATACAAATGGAGTTGaaataattatattcatttttgcAGGTTCCACCATTTTGGGTTCCCTTATCACAATATCTGTATCCTATGTGTCCATTCTCTCTACTATTTTGAAGATCAATTCTACTTCAGGAAAGCAAAGGGCCTTCTCCACTTGTGCCTCTCACCTCCTTGGAGTCACTGTCTTTTACAGCACTCTGGTCTTTACTTATTTAAAACCAAGTAAGTCCTACTCCCTGGGAAAGGATCAGGTAGCTTCTGTGTTTTACACCATTGTGATTCCCATGCTGAACCCACTCATTTATAGTCTCAGGAACAAGGAAGTGAAAGGTGCTGTTGTTAGATTAGTGAAGAAGAGACAAGGATCCAGGAAGATAAGGTAA